A stretch of Gemmatimonas aurantiaca T-27 DNA encodes these proteins:
- a CDS encoding P1 family peptidase codes for MRQRLRRAALGAAFLMIGMGTRVDAQPTRARALGLAPGIFTPGRHNAITDVEGVKVGQVTISEGDSLRTGVTAIVPHGGDLFRDRVPAALHVGNGFGKLLGVTQLRELGEIETPIVLTCTLCIWQAGDALAQWMLARPENAGVRSINPVVGETNDGQLNATRARPGIGAAVQRALASATDGPVMEGSVGAGHGTVMFGWKGGIGTSSRVLPATLGGFRIGVLVQGNYGGVLQMMGAPIGQQLGRYAFQRDVAPANNRSPGDAGAEHGDGSCMIVIATDAPILSRNLERLAARAVMGLARTGSSASNGSGDYVLAFSTASKVRRNPDAVVNTNEELGNDQMSALFQAVTEATEEALYNALLMATPVSSRSSRVNPLPVDSVRLLLRARGIR; via the coding sequence GTGCGACAGAGACTGCGACGGGCAGCATTGGGGGCGGCGTTCCTCATGATCGGCATGGGGACGCGGGTCGACGCTCAACCCACGCGGGCGCGGGCTTTGGGGCTGGCGCCGGGCATCTTCACACCGGGGCGACACAACGCCATCACCGACGTGGAGGGCGTCAAAGTGGGGCAGGTGACGATCAGCGAGGGGGATTCGCTGCGCACCGGCGTCACGGCCATTGTACCGCACGGCGGCGACCTGTTTCGCGATCGTGTGCCGGCGGCCCTGCATGTGGGCAACGGGTTCGGGAAGTTGCTCGGTGTGACACAGTTGCGTGAGCTGGGAGAAATCGAAACGCCTATCGTGCTGACGTGCACCCTGTGCATCTGGCAGGCCGGCGACGCGCTTGCGCAGTGGATGCTGGCCCGGCCGGAGAATGCCGGCGTGCGTTCCATCAATCCGGTGGTGGGCGAAACCAACGATGGCCAACTCAATGCCACCCGCGCGCGCCCGGGTATTGGTGCGGCGGTGCAGCGCGCGCTGGCTTCTGCGACCGATGGTCCGGTCATGGAAGGCAGCGTAGGCGCGGGCCATGGCACGGTGATGTTTGGTTGGAAAGGCGGCATCGGCACCTCCTCCCGCGTACTGCCCGCCACGCTGGGCGGATTCCGCATCGGCGTGCTGGTGCAGGGGAACTACGGCGGTGTGCTGCAGATGATGGGGGCGCCGATCGGGCAGCAACTTGGACGCTACGCGTTCCAGCGCGATGTGGCACCGGCCAACAATCGGTCACCGGGGGATGCCGGTGCTGAGCATGGTGACGGGTCGTGCATGATCGTCATTGCCACCGATGCGCCGATCCTGTCACGCAATCTCGAACGACTGGCCGCGCGTGCCGTGATGGGGCTGGCGCGCACGGGCTCCAGCGCCTCGAACGGATCGGGTGACTATGTGCTGGCGTTCTCCACCGCATCCAAGGTGCGTCGCAATCCGGATGCGGTCGTGAACACCAACGAAGAACTGGGCAACGATCAGATGTCCGCCCTGTTTCAGGCGGTCACCGAAGCTACCGAAGAAGCGCTCTACAACGCGTTGCTGATGGCGACCCCGGTGTCGAGTCGTTCGTCGCGCGTGAATCCGTTGCCGGTGGATTCGGTCAGGCTGCTGCTGCGGGCGCGGGGAATCCGGTAA
- a CDS encoding homoserine dehydrogenase, translated as MSVSTFPGNTRTPRVVVASRTAASFSLEKPMVTSETGTGANGRPPATTQTASERAGVASTIPARDEIIALHDIPFDSGERLAHIDVHFRLEGAINAAADNVVLVVHALTGTSEASSWWKDVIGSDRAIDPSRHAVLSANLLGGCEGTTGPSNAAPDALPPITTRDQARVLARLLDVLRVQTPLLVCGGSLGGMVTLEFAASFPERVRGAVCFAAPAAQTAQGLAWNAIKRRAITLGGAHNGLALARMIGMLSYRTPESLERRFGRTRSATDGFQVNEWLDAHGERLVARFDATSYGALIDAMDVHDVGRGRGGIAAALEPVADRLTGVGIPGDLLYPAECVREWTEASGATYIDLPSVHGHDAFLLETDRVSRILTHALNAAASREPNTVSSNPAVTEEVSLVTSSSTATHQSDVRDRSPLSKAPVRPLRIALAGCGHVGGSLLDLLSARHAERTSRVSDTPDVHVTRILVRDASRERPALARAIGEGITSDDACITEAQHLLDGDIDVLVEAIGGTTTARVLVETALQRGIRVVTANKALLSEQGEALQTLASQHGTRIDFEGAVCGAIPIVRCVRSGAAGVGITRVSGILNGTSNYVLEQIADGLSLDAAVAAAQELGYAEADPTRDLNGQDIEDKLRVLAWLAFGIDPQTLKVTRRGLDAEIALWAAQAAAEGDRVKLIATCERDGDGFVARILPTRVRGDDAWAAVRGPFNRVVIESESAGSIAFQGPGAGGLATAGAVLADVLQ; from the coding sequence ATGAGTGTTTCCACCTTTCCAGGCAACACTCGCACACCGCGTGTGGTCGTCGCGTCCCGTACGGCCGCGTCTTTCAGCCTCGAGAAGCCCATGGTGACATCGGAGACGGGGACAGGCGCAAACGGTCGTCCTCCTGCGACCACGCAGACGGCATCGGAGCGTGCGGGGGTGGCGAGCACGATCCCGGCGCGCGACGAGATCATTGCCCTCCACGACATCCCGTTCGATTCGGGTGAACGGCTCGCTCACATCGATGTGCACTTCCGACTGGAAGGTGCCATCAATGCGGCGGCTGACAACGTCGTGCTGGTGGTCCATGCACTGACCGGCACCTCCGAAGCCAGTAGCTGGTGGAAGGACGTCATTGGCAGTGATCGGGCGATCGATCCGTCACGACACGCCGTGCTCTCCGCCAACCTGCTCGGCGGATGTGAGGGCACGACAGGCCCCAGCAACGCAGCCCCCGATGCCCTGCCCCCCATCACCACGCGTGATCAGGCACGTGTGCTGGCGCGTCTGCTCGATGTGCTCCGGGTGCAGACGCCGCTGCTCGTGTGTGGTGGTTCGCTGGGTGGCATGGTGACGCTGGAGTTTGCGGCGAGCTTTCCGGAGCGCGTGCGTGGCGCTGTGTGTTTTGCCGCGCCGGCCGCACAAACGGCGCAGGGATTGGCCTGGAATGCGATCAAGCGTCGCGCCATCACGCTCGGCGGCGCCCACAACGGGCTTGCCCTCGCCCGCATGATCGGCATGCTGAGCTACCGCACACCGGAAAGCCTCGAACGACGTTTTGGACGCACCCGCAGTGCCACCGATGGCTTCCAGGTGAACGAGTGGCTCGATGCGCACGGGGAGCGTCTCGTTGCCCGCTTCGACGCCACCAGCTACGGCGCGCTCATCGATGCGATGGACGTGCATGACGTCGGCCGAGGCCGCGGTGGTATCGCGGCCGCGCTCGAACCGGTCGCAGATCGACTCACGGGCGTTGGCATTCCGGGCGATCTGCTCTACCCCGCCGAATGTGTGCGGGAATGGACCGAGGCGTCCGGCGCCACGTACATCGATCTGCCCTCCGTGCATGGACACGATGCGTTTCTCCTCGAAACCGACCGGGTTTCACGCATCCTGACGCACGCCTTGAACGCCGCCGCATCACGTGAACCGAACACGGTGTCTTCGAACCCTGCAGTCACAGAGGAAGTATCCTTGGTTACATCGTCGTCCACGGCGACGCACCAGAGCGATGTGCGCGATCGCTCACCCCTGTCCAAAGCGCCCGTGCGTCCGTTGCGTATCGCACTGGCGGGGTGCGGCCATGTGGGTGGCAGCTTGCTCGATCTGCTCAGCGCCCGACACGCCGAACGCACCAGCCGGGTCAGCGACACGCCGGATGTGCACGTGACACGCATTCTCGTGCGTGACGCCTCGCGCGAACGCCCAGCGCTGGCACGTGCCATTGGTGAGGGGATCACATCGGACGATGCCTGTATCACCGAAGCGCAGCACCTGCTGGACGGCGACATCGATGTACTGGTGGAAGCCATTGGTGGTACCACCACCGCGCGCGTCCTCGTCGAAACGGCGTTGCAGCGCGGCATTCGTGTGGTCACGGCCAACAAAGCGCTGCTGAGTGAACAGGGTGAGGCGCTGCAGACACTCGCCAGCCAACATGGTACGCGCATCGATTTCGAGGGTGCCGTGTGCGGCGCCATTCCCATCGTACGTTGTGTCCGCAGTGGCGCGGCGGGTGTCGGCATCACCCGCGTGAGCGGCATCCTGAATGGCACCAGCAACTATGTACTGGAGCAGATTGCCGACGGTCTTTCCCTCGACGCGGCCGTCGCGGCCGCGCAGGAGCTGGGGTATGCCGAAGCTGATCCGACGCGTGACCTGAACGGTCAGGACATCGAAGACAAACTGCGCGTGCTCGCCTGGCTTGCGTTTGGCATCGATCCGCAAACCCTGAAGGTCACGCGGCGTGGACTCGACGCCGAGATCGCCCTGTGGGCCGCCCAGGCGGCCGCCGAGGGCGATCGCGTGAAGCTGATCGCCACCTGCGAACGTGATGGCGATGGTTTTGTCGCGCGCATCCTGCCCACACGCGTACGAGGCGACGATGCATGGGCAGCGGTGCGCGGTCCCTTCAATCGCGTCGTGATCGAAAGTGAATCGGCAGGGTCCATCGCATTTCAGGGACCAGGCGCCGGCGGCCTGGCTACGGCGGGAGCGGTGCTGGCAGACGTGCTGCAGTAG
- the moaC gene encoding cyclic pyranopterin monophosphate synthase MoaC, with the protein MTDAASGLSHLDGAGNFQMVDVGHKPISVRSAVASGHIVMARETFNAIRDNGLKKGDVIPVARLAGIQAAKRTAELVPLCHPLPLSGIEVRVSLDESLPGCLVEGSVRTTAQTGVEMEALTAVSVALLTIYDMAKAIDRTMVISNITLREKRGGVSGDVINRP; encoded by the coding sequence ATGACAGACGCCGCGAGTGGACTTTCGCACCTTGATGGTGCGGGAAATTTCCAAATGGTTGACGTAGGTCACAAACCGATTTCCGTACGATCGGCGGTGGCATCCGGGCACATTGTTATGGCGCGGGAAACATTCAACGCCATACGTGACAATGGGTTGAAGAAAGGCGACGTCATCCCGGTGGCCCGACTGGCCGGAATTCAGGCAGCCAAGAGAACGGCTGAGCTCGTTCCCCTGTGCCACCCGCTCCCGTTGTCGGGGATCGAGGTTCGGGTTAGTCTCGATGAGTCGCTCCCCGGGTGTCTGGTGGAGGGATCTGTCCGTACCACCGCCCAGACCGGGGTGGAGATGGAAGCGCTGACCGCCGTGTCCGTCGCACTGTTGACGATCTACGACATGGCCAAGGCGATCGACCGGACGATGGTGATCTCGAACATCACGTTGCGCGAAAAACGCGGCGGCGTGTCGGGAGATGTCATCAACCGTCCGTAG
- a CDS encoding response regulator, with protein sequence MNASVAPTAPIRVLIADDHALVREGLRYVLDADPGIEVVGEASNGRTAVDLALQHVPDVVVLDITMPEESGLKAAARLREALPDTRVLLLSMHDQGEYVREGMRIGTHGYLLKDSAGEELRAAIRAVHAGGTFFSPAVVRRLTSTEVVSEGAPAAQLDLLTPRERDVLAGVARGLTNKAIAAELGISRRTVEAHRESLMRKLQIHSVAGLTRFALETGIITDA encoded by the coding sequence ATGAACGCTTCAGTTGCTCCCACCGCCCCGATCCGGGTGCTGATCGCGGACGACCATGCCTTGGTCCGTGAGGGGCTTCGCTACGTGCTCGATGCCGATCCCGGCATCGAAGTGGTGGGCGAAGCCTCGAACGGGCGCACGGCCGTGGACCTCGCCCTGCAGCACGTGCCGGACGTGGTGGTGCTCGATATCACCATGCCCGAAGAGTCGGGCCTCAAGGCGGCGGCGCGGCTGCGGGAGGCACTGCCGGACACCCGGGTGCTGCTGCTCAGCATGCACGATCAGGGCGAGTACGTGCGCGAAGGCATGCGCATCGGTACACACGGGTACCTGCTCAAGGACTCGGCCGGCGAAGAGCTCCGGGCGGCTATTCGGGCCGTGCATGCCGGCGGCACATTTTTCAGTCCGGCTGTGGTGCGGCGTCTCACATCGACCGAAGTGGTCAGTGAGGGCGCGCCGGCGGCGCAGCTCGATCTGCTCACCCCTCGGGAGCGGGATGTGCTGGCGGGCGTGGCGCGCGGTCTGACCAACAAGGCCATTGCGGCCGAATTGGGGATCAGCCGCCGGACGGTGGAGGCGCATCGGGAGAGTCTGATGCGCAAACTGCAGATCCACTCCGTGGCGGGGCTCACCCGCTTCGCGCTCGAAACGGGGATCATCACCGACGCGTGA
- a CDS encoding sensor histidine kinase, which translates to MMPALMAVLQIDVQFTPPALLATELAATLLQGAVTTGVAVLCAHLYVRYRRSWFGWFAVAWGVYVARLFCILSFLLTGERVWLYWHQVTTGWTALALLWASLVFSRQMRPRLVYLWWALFPPLWSYIAIYQLDHFLWAALPAVLFLSGATAWTGWVFWRHHRIAHSTGARWLAVSFALWGLHHLDYPFLRAQGAWTPWGYYLDISFVLLVAAGLVLLVLDDLGRGVRALSALSGDLQRRASGQRHERDPVDTLLVRPLALPGVRGAAMFLFDAVPPTGAMRSMSKSTSADGITASAAATDTGDAASESGSEGHSEGQSEGSPEEETAAEVMERVLSQARTRGEAAPPADALARGRFVSGAGVCSAWAGDTAQHEVHDALARMRLTRRPQIVAAAGEQPFVAVLPVGAGSQLVGALVMAGDVRNPFTALDDDFLLALGQQVGAALDQWALDRQLAARTQALEQLSARMLRQHEEERRRLSRELHDETAQVFSAVKMQLESLRPLLAADSSPRLDRLLSLVDTGIASIRQVTSALRPTLLDDLGLRPALHSLVTDFTERSGLLVVFGAPPTLPPLPGEADLAVFRALQEALSNIVRHAEAERVDVTVSVDDDALTLVVRDDGRGFPTLRNGRLRSTEHRMGITGMRERLLAVGGSVTIVNCTPGAELSIYVPRIPDDR; encoded by the coding sequence ATGATGCCGGCGCTGATGGCGGTGCTGCAGATCGATGTGCAGTTCACTCCCCCGGCACTGCTGGCGACGGAACTGGCGGCCACGTTGCTGCAGGGGGCCGTCACCACTGGTGTGGCGGTGCTGTGCGCGCATTTGTATGTGCGGTACCGCCGTTCCTGGTTCGGGTGGTTTGCCGTGGCATGGGGCGTGTATGTCGCACGGCTCTTTTGCATCCTGAGCTTCCTGCTCACGGGTGAGCGGGTGTGGTTGTACTGGCATCAGGTGACCACCGGTTGGACGGCGCTCGCGCTGCTCTGGGCGTCGCTGGTGTTTTCACGACAGATGCGCCCACGACTGGTGTATCTGTGGTGGGCCTTGTTCCCGCCGCTGTGGTCGTACATCGCGATCTACCAGCTCGATCACTTCCTGTGGGCCGCGTTGCCCGCAGTGCTGTTCCTCAGCGGCGCCACGGCGTGGACCGGTTGGGTGTTCTGGCGCCATCATCGCATTGCCCACTCCACGGGCGCGCGTTGGCTGGCGGTGTCGTTTGCGCTGTGGGGGCTGCACCACCTCGACTATCCGTTCCTGCGCGCGCAGGGCGCATGGACGCCGTGGGGTTACTACCTCGATATCAGCTTTGTGCTGCTCGTGGCCGCCGGATTGGTGCTGCTGGTGCTCGACGATCTGGGGCGTGGCGTGCGCGCGCTGAGTGCGCTCTCCGGCGACCTGCAGCGACGCGCATCGGGCCAGCGTCATGAACGGGATCCGGTGGACACCCTGCTGGTGCGTCCACTCGCACTGCCCGGTGTGCGCGGCGCGGCGATGTTCCTGTTCGACGCGGTACCACCCACCGGTGCGATGCGCAGCATGTCGAAGTCGACATCGGCCGACGGCATCACCGCATCAGCGGCGGCGACCGACACGGGCGACGCGGCCAGCGAAAGCGGCAGTGAAGGCCATAGCGAAGGGCAAAGTGAAGGCAGTCCGGAAGAAGAGACGGCCGCTGAGGTGATGGAGCGTGTGCTGTCGCAGGCCCGGACACGAGGCGAAGCGGCGCCACCGGCGGATGCCTTGGCCCGAGGCCGCTTCGTGAGCGGCGCGGGAGTGTGCAGTGCGTGGGCTGGTGATACCGCCCAGCATGAAGTGCACGATGCACTCGCGCGCATGCGGCTGACACGGCGACCGCAGATCGTGGCGGCCGCCGGTGAGCAGCCATTCGTGGCCGTGCTGCCGGTTGGAGCGGGCAGTCAGTTGGTTGGTGCGCTCGTCATGGCCGGTGATGTGCGCAATCCGTTCACGGCCCTCGACGACGACTTCCTGCTCGCGCTGGGACAGCAGGTGGGCGCGGCACTCGATCAGTGGGCTCTCGATCGCCAGCTCGCCGCGCGCACCCAGGCGCTCGAGCAGCTCTCGGCCCGCATGCTGCGGCAACACGAAGAGGAACGTCGGCGTCTCTCACGCGAACTGCACGATGAAACAGCGCAGGTGTTTTCCGCCGTGAAGATGCAGCTCGAATCCCTGCGTCCGTTGCTGGCCGCCGATTCGTCACCCCGCCTCGATCGATTGTTGTCGCTGGTGGATACCGGCATCGCGAGCATCCGTCAGGTCACCAGCGCCCTGCGCCCCACGCTGCTCGATGACCTGGGGCTGCGGCCGGCGCTGCATTCGCTGGTCACCGACTTCACCGAACGCAGCGGCCTGCTGGTCGTGTTTGGCGCACCACCGACACTGCCGCCATTGCCCGGAGAGGCCGACCTCGCGGTGTTTCGCGCCTTGCAGGAGGCGTTGAGCAATATCGTGCGCCATGCCGAGGCCGAGCGTGTGGATGTCACCGTTTCGGTGGACGACGACGCCCTGACCCTGGTGGTGCGGGATGACGGTCGTGGGTTCCCCACGCTCCGCAACGGACGGCTCAGAAGCACCGAGCATCGCATGGGGATCACCGGCATGCGTGAGCGGCTGCTGGCGGTGGGCGGATCGGTGACCATCGTGAACTGCACGCCCGGTGCGGAACTGTCGATCTACGTCCCGCGCATACCCGACGACCGATGA
- a CDS encoding transglycosylase SLT domain-containing protein, which yields MSFRYLLLFPRAALLSSAAVALTGCLSSAPWRGPSRASTPPAQTVPVAVSASLAPTADSRLAVRDTVLTDEVVQTAVSVFGDSTAVAAADSAVDPQWDIDVRSYETHDRVAHYVNLFGSSARERFSARLSAGTRYEPMIRAKLRASGMPEDLTYLALIESGYDPHAYSRAAAVGMWQFMSSTARDIGMRVDWWVDDRRDPARATDGAIRFLGYLQKQFGSFYLAAAAYNGGPGRVARGLTRFAEELEGFEGEDRFFALADQDYLRAETKNYVPQLIAAALIAKTPDRYGITLDSLPLYLYDSVSVAPGTSLAVVSRASGTDSKELRTLNPSLLRGMAPPDASAWVRLPVGTADATRAALDTMADVQGFVSTKITGTTTTASGLASKHGISLKQLRWFNPALKVSAKGRLTSGQSVRIPDAATLAYAFEIPDPSIERYGTGSKVSLQSRGVHVVRRGETMGGIARRYGLTQARLQSMNGLRGTRLIAGQTLQVRGATRTASSSVTASGASGKATVSKAKATSKAKSGAAKSGKAKASTSKAKSTKATSSKAKTSKAKTSKAKAGAAKSTKPKSSATKSSATKSKTRTAAK from the coding sequence ATGTCGTTTCGCTACCTCCTGCTGTTCCCGCGCGCGGCGCTGTTGTCGAGCGCTGCGGTCGCGTTGACGGGATGCCTCTCGTCAGCCCCATGGCGTGGCCCATCGAGGGCATCCACGCCGCCCGCTCAGACGGTGCCGGTGGCGGTTTCTGCGTCGCTTGCACCGACGGCCGATTCACGTCTGGCCGTCCGCGACACCGTGCTCACCGATGAAGTGGTGCAGACCGCCGTGTCGGTGTTTGGTGATTCCACGGCGGTCGCCGCGGCCGATTCGGCCGTGGATCCGCAGTGGGATATCGACGTGCGGTCTTATGAGACGCATGATCGGGTCGCGCACTACGTGAATCTGTTCGGCTCCAGTGCGCGCGAACGATTCTCTGCACGCCTGTCGGCTGGCACTCGCTATGAACCCATGATCCGCGCCAAACTGCGGGCCAGTGGGATGCCGGAGGATTTGACGTACCTCGCCCTGATCGAGAGTGGGTACGACCCTCATGCCTACTCCCGCGCGGCGGCGGTGGGCATGTGGCAGTTCATGAGCAGTACGGCACGCGACATCGGCATGCGCGTGGACTGGTGGGTAGACGATCGCCGAGATCCCGCGCGCGCCACCGATGGGGCCATCCGTTTCCTGGGCTACCTCCAGAAACAATTCGGTTCGTTTTATCTCGCCGCGGCCGCGTACAATGGCGGTCCTGGGCGCGTGGCGCGTGGCCTGACGCGTTTCGCAGAGGAACTGGAAGGATTCGAAGGAGAGGATCGGTTCTTTGCACTGGCTGACCAGGACTACCTGCGGGCAGAGACCAAGAACTATGTACCGCAGCTCATTGCGGCCGCCTTGATCGCCAAAACCCCCGATCGCTACGGGATCACCCTCGATTCGCTGCCGCTCTATTTGTACGACTCGGTTTCGGTGGCGCCGGGAACCAGCCTTGCCGTGGTTTCGCGGGCGAGCGGTACGGACAGCAAGGAACTGCGGACACTCAATCCGTCGTTGTTACGAGGCATGGCGCCGCCGGATGCGTCGGCGTGGGTCCGGTTGCCAGTCGGTACCGCTGACGCGACGCGGGCGGCGCTCGATACCATGGCCGACGTGCAGGGGTTCGTGAGCACGAAGATCACCGGCACGACCACCACGGCGAGTGGATTGGCCAGCAAACACGGGATCTCTCTCAAGCAACTGCGATGGTTCAACCCCGCCCTCAAGGTGTCCGCCAAGGGACGCCTCACGTCGGGTCAGTCGGTGCGCATCCCCGATGCCGCCACACTGGCGTACGCGTTCGAGATTCCCGATCCCTCCATCGAACGGTATGGGACGGGCTCCAAGGTTTCGCTACAGTCTCGTGGGGTGCATGTGGTGCGCCGAGGCGAGACCATGGGCGGCATCGCGCGCCGCTACGGCCTGACGCAGGCCCGCCTGCAGTCGATGAACGGTCTCCGGGGCACGCGACTGATAGCGGGGCAGACGTTGCAGGTTCGCGGGGCCACGCGCACGGCCTCGTCGTCGGTCACGGCGTCGGGTGCGAGCGGCAAAGCCACGGTCAGCAAGGCCAAGGCGACCAGTAAGGCGAAGAGTGGCGCCGCCAAGTCTGGCAAGGCGAAGGCCAGCACCAGCAAGGCCAAGAGTACCAAGGCTACGAGCAGCAAGGCCAAGACCAGCAAGGCCAAGACGAGCAAAGCGAAGGCCGGTGCGGCCAAGTCGACGAAGCCCAAGAGCAGCGCCACGAAGTCCAGCGCCACGAAGTCCAAGACCCGCACGGCGGCGAAGTAG
- a CDS encoding lytic transglycosylase domain-containing protein translates to MHDPIDAVAAVPSLDAKARRRRIRRRAARRQLSKLGLLGMVALAAMVVVRPEFGTSTQTDVAPDHPGTAVSPLAVAGNGPQIPVSGPRVPPLTVQPLWRPAGEVLKRSRSKQANKPQTNTPAFAFAPDPREREQRESLGRWHHIFTYSTKYRIKPDLARRIYDAAITAGLEPELAFRLVRVESVFDVKAVSPVGAMGLTQLMYGTARVFEPNVTREELLDPDINLRIGFRYLRTLIRDYKGDLKMALLVYNRGPTAVNNAIAMGMSPANGYESIITRGYRGRGTLD, encoded by the coding sequence ATGCACGACCCAATAGATGCAGTAGCTGCAGTACCGAGTCTCGATGCCAAGGCTCGTCGCCGGCGAATCCGTCGCCGGGCGGCGCGCCGACAGCTTTCGAAGCTGGGGTTGCTGGGAATGGTGGCGTTGGCCGCGATGGTGGTGGTCCGCCCCGAGTTTGGAACGTCAACGCAGACCGACGTCGCGCCTGATCATCCCGGCACCGCGGTCTCGCCGCTGGCCGTAGCGGGCAATGGCCCGCAGATCCCGGTGTCCGGCCCACGTGTGCCGCCTCTGACGGTTCAGCCGTTGTGGCGCCCGGCCGGTGAGGTGCTCAAGCGCTCGCGCAGCAAACAGGCGAACAAGCCGCAAACCAACACACCCGCGTTTGCGTTCGCCCCCGATCCACGGGAGCGGGAACAGCGGGAATCGCTGGGTCGCTGGCACCACATCTTCACGTACAGCACCAAGTACCGCATCAAGCCGGACCTGGCTCGTCGGATCTACGACGCCGCCATCACCGCTGGCCTCGAGCCGGAGCTGGCATTCCGCCTGGTGCGTGTCGAGAGCGTGTTCGACGTCAAAGCCGTGAGCCCGGTGGGTGCCATGGGTCTGACCCAACTCATGTACGGCACGGCGCGGGTGTTCGAACCCAACGTGACACGTGAGGAGCTGCTCGATCCCGACATCAATCTCCGTATCGGTTTCCGCTACCTGCGCACGCTGATTCGCGATTACAAGGGCGATCTCAAGATGGCGCTGCTTGTGTACAACCGCGGCCCCACGGCGGTGAACAACGCGATCGCCATGGGTATGAGCCCCGCCAACGGCTACGAAAGCATCATCACACGAGGCTATCGCGGGCGTGGTACGCTGGACTGA
- a CDS encoding DNA polymerase III, delta' subunit: MSFRPLYGHHPLRQRLTAAASDGRLPASLLFQGRRGVGKQRLGLWLGQFLLCDRATTEGLREPCGACQHCRYAERGVHPDLHWFFPRPRLKDGDASTDDVKADVAEAVAERMGDEGLWSPPPGTEGLYVATVRALVHMASLRPAMARRAVFVVGDAERMVSQEGADQAANAFLKLLEEPPNGTTLLLTTSEPGALLPTIKSRVVSVRVPPLTPADMDAFLSDAVVERKFARTPREELLARANGAPGALLAGDSMSAAFTAARRILEAALAPNTPDGTAERIKAAAKQGVAGARGSFSDTLDALTLLLHARAKQLTLSGHDVDARRTASTLLFVENAKTKAQGNVSPQLLMASLLTSLHQTLNP, encoded by the coding sequence GTGTCCTTTCGTCCACTCTACGGCCATCATCCCCTCCGGCAGCGCCTGACCGCCGCAGCGTCCGACGGTCGACTGCCCGCGAGCCTGCTGTTCCAGGGGCGGCGTGGCGTGGGCAAGCAGCGCCTCGGTCTGTGGCTCGGCCAGTTCCTGCTCTGTGATCGCGCCACGACGGAAGGACTGCGGGAACCCTGCGGCGCCTGCCAGCACTGCCGCTATGCGGAACGGGGCGTCCATCCCGATCTGCACTGGTTCTTCCCGCGTCCGCGTCTCAAGGATGGCGATGCGTCGACCGATGACGTGAAGGCCGATGTGGCCGAAGCCGTCGCCGAGCGCATGGGTGATGAAGGGCTGTGGAGTCCGCCGCCTGGAACGGAAGGCCTGTATGTCGCCACCGTGCGCGCGCTGGTGCACATGGCCTCGCTGCGCCCCGCCATGGCGCGACGTGCCGTGTTCGTGGTGGGCGACGCGGAGCGGATGGTGAGCCAGGAAGGCGCCGATCAGGCAGCGAATGCGTTCCTCAAGCTGCTCGAAGAGCCTCCCAACGGGACCACCCTGCTGCTCACGACGAGTGAACCGGGCGCGCTGCTGCCTACGATCAAGTCCCGTGTGGTGTCCGTGCGGGTGCCACCGCTCACGCCGGCGGACATGGACGCCTTTCTCAGCGACGCCGTCGTAGAGCGCAAGTTCGCCCGCACGCCGCGGGAAGAGTTGCTTGCTCGCGCGAATGGGGCACCGGGTGCGCTGCTGGCCGGAGATTCGATGAGTGCGGCATTCACCGCCGCGCGTCGCATTCTGGAGGCCGCACTCGCGCCCAATACGCCGGATGGCACGGCCGAACGCATCAAGGCGGCGGCAAAACAAGGTGTGGCCGGGGCACGAGGGTCGTTCAGCGACACACTCGATGCGCTCACGCTGTTGCTGCATGCCCGTGCGAAACAGTTGACGTTGTCTGGCCACGATGTCGATGCGCGGCGCACCGCGTCGACGTTGTTGTTCGTCGAAAACGCAAAAACGAAAGCGCAGGGCAACGTGAGCCCGCAACTACTCATGGCCTCGCTGCTCACCTCTTTGCACCAGACGTTGAACCCCTGA